Proteins encoded in a region of the Sphingomonas japonica genome:
- a CDS encoding CDP-alcohol phosphatidyltransferase family protein: protein MALGRRARIERGIPLRAVAPNAVTAAALCSGLTGIRFAIAGDWERAALMILIAAVLDAMDGSVARMVRGESKFGAELDSLSDAISFGVSPALIMYLWALMAAPKIGWIVALLYAVFTALRLARFNARIDIADQPHKSAGFLTGVPAPAGAGIAMLPLYLWIATGEEVFRSPWLVTPWVALAAFLMISSLATYSWSSLKLRRTIRFEAIVVVVILAAALLNAPWQTLSIVTLAYLATIPLSVRSYGKVKRLRARSAVPQANSDPPAAA from the coding sequence ATGGCACTTGGCAGACGTGCGCGCATCGAGCGCGGCATCCCGCTGCGCGCGGTAGCGCCGAATGCGGTGACCGCAGCGGCCCTGTGCTCGGGGCTGACCGGCATCCGATTCGCGATCGCTGGCGATTGGGAGCGGGCCGCGCTGATGATCCTGATCGCCGCCGTTCTCGACGCGATGGACGGCAGTGTCGCGCGCATGGTCCGCGGCGAAAGCAAGTTCGGCGCCGAGCTCGATTCGCTGTCGGATGCGATATCGTTCGGCGTTTCGCCCGCGCTGATCATGTATCTCTGGGCATTGATGGCCGCGCCCAAGATCGGCTGGATCGTCGCCTTGCTCTACGCCGTCTTCACCGCTCTGCGGCTGGCTCGTTTCAACGCCCGCATCGACATCGCGGACCAGCCGCACAAATCGGCGGGTTTCCTCACCGGCGTGCCCGCTCCAGCAGGCGCCGGCATCGCGATGCTGCCTTTATATCTGTGGATCGCTACCGGAGAAGAAGTCTTCCGTTCGCCGTGGCTAGTCACGCCATGGGTCGCGCTGGCGGCGTTCCTGATGATCTCCAGCCTGGCGACCTATTCCTGGTCCTCGCTCAAGCTGCGTCGCACGATCCGGTTCGAAGCGATCGTCGTCGTGGTGATCCTCGCGGCTGCCCTGCTCAATGCCCCATGGCAGACCCTGTCGATCGTCACGCTCGCCTATCTCGCCACGATCCCGCTCAGCGTTCGCAGCTACGGCAAGGTCAAGCGGCTTCGCGCCAGATCCGCGGTCCCGCAAGCGAACTCGGACCCGCCTGCCGCAGCGTGA
- the pyrH gene encoding UMP kinase, with product MTVVPRFNRILLKLSGEVLMGSGQFGIDPDTCDRVAREVKGVTDTGLQVCMVVGGGNIFRGLAGAAQGFDRASADYMGMLATVMNALAMQNALEKTGVQTRVQSAIPMASVCEPYIRRRAERHMEKGRVVIFAAGTGLPFFTTDTTAALRAAEMGCDALFKGTSVDGVYDADPKKVADAKRYDTLTFDRVLADNLRVMDASAVALCRDNHIPIVVFNIREEGNLAAVLRGEGVSTIVQNTNDKH from the coding sequence ATGACCGTCGTTCCGCGTTTCAATCGTATTCTGCTCAAGCTGTCGGGCGAGGTCCTGATGGGATCGGGCCAGTTCGGCATCGATCCCGACACCTGCGATCGCGTCGCCCGCGAAGTGAAGGGCGTTACCGACACCGGCCTTCAGGTGTGCATGGTGGTCGGCGGCGGAAACATCTTTCGCGGTCTTGCCGGCGCAGCCCAGGGCTTCGACCGCGCGAGCGCCGACTACATGGGCATGCTCGCCACGGTGATGAACGCGCTTGCCATGCAGAACGCGCTGGAAAAGACCGGGGTTCAGACCCGCGTCCAGTCGGCGATCCCGATGGCCAGCGTGTGCGAACCCTATATCCGTCGCCGCGCAGAGCGGCATATGGAAAAGGGCCGCGTCGTGATCTTTGCCGCGGGCACCGGCCTGCCGTTCTTCACCACCGACACCACCGCCGCGCTGCGTGCCGCCGAAATGGGCTGCGACGCGCTGTTCAAGGGGACCAGCGTCGACGGTGTCTATGACGCCGATCCCAAGAAGGTCGCGGATGCCAAGCGCTACGATACGCTGACCTTCGATCGCGTCCTCGCCGACAATCTGCGCGTGATGGACGCAAGCGCCGTCGCCTTGTGCCGCGACAATCACATCCCGATCGTCGTCTTCAATATCCGTGAGGAAGGCAACCTCGCCGCCGTGCTGCGCGGTGAAGGCGTTTCGACGATCGTCCAGAACACCAACGACAAGCACTAG
- the tsf gene encoding translation elongation factor Ts: protein MAEITAAAVKDLRERSGAGMMDCKKALTENGGDMEAAIDWLRTKGLAAAAKKSSRTAAEGLVGIAVAGTKGAAIEVNSETDFVAKNDQFQAFVRDVTNLALAQGDDMDTLKAAKMPSGKTVEEALTNNIATIGENQSLRRVRQLSVSQGAVIPYVHNQASPGLGKIGVLVALESSAGVDVLEPLGKQIAMHIAAAFPLALDENGLDQDVIERERAIATEKASESGKPADIIAKMVEGSVKKFAKENALLSQPIVMDGKTPVADVVAKAAKDAGAEIALVDYVRFQLGEGIEKEESDFAAEVAATAGINKP from the coding sequence ATGGCCGAGATCACTGCCGCTGCGGTGAAGGATCTGCGCGAGCGCTCCGGCGCTGGCATGATGGATTGCAAGAAGGCGCTGACCGAGAATGGCGGCGACATGGAAGCCGCCATCGACTGGCTGCGCACCAAGGGGCTTGCCGCCGCCGCCAAGAAGTCGAGCCGTACCGCGGCCGAGGGTCTGGTGGGGATCGCCGTCGCCGGCACCAAGGGCGCTGCGATCGAGGTCAATTCCGAAACCGATTTTGTCGCGAAGAACGACCAGTTCCAGGCGTTCGTCCGCGACGTGACCAATCTCGCGCTTGCGCAGGGTGACGACATGGACACGCTCAAGGCGGCAAAGATGCCTTCGGGCAAGACCGTCGAGGAAGCGCTGACCAACAACATCGCCACCATCGGCGAGAACCAGTCGCTCCGCCGGGTGCGCCAGCTGTCGGTGAGCCAGGGCGCGGTGATCCCGTACGTTCACAACCAGGCGTCGCCGGGTCTTGGCAAGATCGGCGTTCTGGTCGCGCTCGAGAGCTCCGCGGGCGTCGACGTGCTTGAGCCGCTCGGCAAGCAGATCGCGATGCACATCGCTGCGGCATTCCCGCTGGCGCTCGACGAAAATGGCCTTGATCAGGACGTGATCGAGCGCGAGCGTGCGATCGCGACCGAAAAGGCCAGCGAGAGCGGCAAGCCCGCCGACATCATCGCCAAGATGGTCGAAGGCTCGGTCAAGAAGTTCGCCAAGGAGAATGCACTGCTCAGCCAGCCAATCGTGATGGACGGCAAGACCCCGGTCGCCGACGTGGTCGCCAAGGCGGCGAAGGACGCCGGTGCCGAGATTGCGCTGGTCGATTACGTCCGCTTCCAGCTCGGCGAAGGCATCGAGAAGGAAGAAAGCGATTTTGCCGCCGAGGTCGCAGCGACTGCAGGCATCAACAAGCCCTGA
- the frr gene encoding ribosome recycling factor, whose product MAAYDKADLERRMAGAVESLKGDLSGLRTGRASTSLLDPVTVEVYGANMPLNQLATVSAPEPRMLSVQVWDKSNVGPVDKAIRSAGLGLNPIVDGQNLRLPIPDLTEERRKELAKLASQYAEKARIAARNVRRDGMDGLKTDEKKGVYSEDERKRHETEVQKLTDATIADIDAAASAKEKEILGK is encoded by the coding sequence ATGGCCGCATATGACAAGGCCGATCTCGAACGCCGCATGGCGGGCGCCGTGGAATCGCTCAAGGGCGATCTTTCGGGCCTGCGTACCGGTCGCGCATCGACGTCGCTGCTCGATCCGGTCACGGTCGAGGTGTACGGTGCCAACATGCCGCTCAACCAGCTTGCCACCGTTTCGGCGCCCGAGCCGCGGATGCTGAGCGTGCAGGTGTGGGACAAGAGCAATGTCGGCCCGGTGGACAAGGCGATCCGTTCGGCAGGGCTGGGGCTCAATCCGATCGTCGATGGCCAGAATCTGCGCCTCCCGATCCCCGATTTGACCGAGGAACGGCGCAAGGAACTCGCCAAGCTTGCCAGCCAATATGCGGAAAAGGCACGTATCGCCGCGCGCAACGTCCGCCGTGACGGGATGGACGGGCTCAAGACCGACGAGAAGAAGGGCGTCTATTCCGAGGATGAGCGCAAGCGGCACGAGACCGAGGTGCAGAAGCTGACCGACGCCACGATCGCCGATATCGACGCCGCAGCCAGTGCCAAGGAAAAGGAAATCCTGGGCAAGTGA
- a CDS encoding isoprenyl transferase translates to MAAPTSAPDPGQGLGKTGIPRHVAIIMDGNGRWAHARALPRIAGHKQGVEAVRRVARAARDIGIDVLTLYAFSSENWRRPAEEVGDLMGLLRLFLKNEVDDLIRENVRLRVIGDYRALSDDLVRMIDTAIVRTADNSGPRLVIALNYGAQAEIAAAARHLAREVEQGSRAADTIDEAAIEGALATRDLPPLDLLIRTSGEQRLSNFLLWQAAYAELAFVDTLWPDFDEATLRGAVADFGRRQRRFGGL, encoded by the coding sequence TTGGCCGCGCCCACGTCGGCGCCCGATCCGGGGCAGGGCCTGGGGAAGACGGGCATCCCGCGGCACGTCGCCATCATCATGGACGGCAATGGTCGCTGGGCGCATGCGCGCGCGCTGCCGCGCATCGCCGGGCACAAGCAGGGGGTCGAGGCGGTGCGCCGCGTTGCCCGCGCCGCGCGTGACATCGGCATCGATGTGCTGACGCTCTATGCCTTCTCGTCCGAGAACTGGCGCCGACCGGCCGAGGAGGTCGGCGACCTGATGGGGCTGCTGCGGCTGTTCCTCAAAAACGAAGTCGACGATCTGATCCGCGAGAATGTGCGTCTGCGCGTCATCGGCGACTATCGCGCGCTGTCGGACGATCTGGTGCGGATGATCGACACCGCCATCGTGCGCACCGCGGACAATAGTGGTCCGCGGCTGGTAATCGCGCTCAATTACGGCGCGCAGGCGGAGATCGCCGCCGCCGCGCGCCATCTCGCCCGCGAAGTCGAGCAGGGCAGCCGCGCCGCCGACACCATCGACGAAGCTGCGATCGAAGGCGCATTGGCGACTCGCGACCTGCCGCCGCTCGACCTGTTGATCCGCACTTCGGGCGAGCAGCGTCTCTCCAATTTCCTGCTGTGGCAGGCGGCCTATGCCGAGCTCGCCTTTGTCGACACGCTTTGGCCGGACTTCGACGAAGCCACGCTGCGCGGGGCAGTCGCCGATTTCGGTCGCCGCCAGCGCCGGTTCGGTGGTCTGTGA
- the rpsB gene encoding 30S ribosomal protein S2 yields the protein MAAPVVSMQQLIESGAHFGHQTHRWNPKMKPYIFGDRNGIHILDLSQTVPLFARALEFVSASVASGGKVLFVGTKRQAQEPIAEAARRSNQHFVNHRWLGGMLTNWKTISGSIKRLKALEEQLSGDTTGLTKKEVLQLTREKDKLDMSLGGIRDLNGIPDIMFVIDANKEELAIKEANTLGIPVVAILDSNVSPDGIAFPVPANDDAARAIRLYCEAIAIAATRGNNEQAMRGQDFGAMAEPPVEPALETAAVTTDAAAAADVETATADADTAGSDRPVDA from the coding sequence ATGGCGGCACCAGTCGTCTCGATGCAGCAGCTCATCGAATCGGGCGCGCATTTCGGACACCAGACGCATCGCTGGAACCCGAAGATGAAACCGTACATCTTTGGCGACCGCAACGGCATCCACATCCTCGACCTTTCGCAGACCGTGCCGCTGTTCGCGCGCGCGCTCGAATTCGTGTCGGCCTCGGTCGCATCGGGCGGCAAGGTGCTGTTCGTCGGCACCAAGCGCCAGGCGCAGGAGCCGATCGCGGAGGCGGCACGCCGGTCGAACCAGCATTTCGTCAACCATCGCTGGCTGGGCGGCATGCTCACCAACTGGAAGACCATTTCGGGCTCGATCAAGCGTCTGAAGGCGCTCGAAGAGCAACTGTCGGGCGACACTACCGGCCTGACCAAGAAGGAAGTCCTCCAGCTCACGCGCGAAAAGGACAAGCTCGACATGTCGCTCGGCGGCATTCGCGATCTGAACGGCATCCCCGACATCATGTTCGTGATCGACGCCAACAAGGAAGAGCTGGCGATCAAGGAAGCCAACACGCTCGGAATTCCGGTCGTGGCGATCCTCGATTCGAACGTCTCGCCCGACGGCATCGCGTTTCCGGTGCCGGCGAACGACGACGCCGCCCGCGCGATCCGGCTCTATTGCGAGGCGATCGCCATTGCGGCGACGCGCGGCAACAATGAACAGGCGATGCGCGGTCAGGACTTCGGTGCGATGGCCGAACCCCCGGTCGAACCCGCGCTCGAGACGGCAGCAGTCACGACCGACGCCGCAGCCGCGGCCGATGTCGAAACCGCCACGGCCGATGCCGATACTGCGGGAAGCGATCGCCCGGTCGACGCCTGA